One window of the Pseudomonas lurida genome contains the following:
- a CDS encoding type II secretion system protein GspG, producing the protein MRKPRRQGGFTLLEMLAVIVLLGIVATIVVRQVGGNVDKGKYGAGKAQLASLSMKIDSYALDVGAPPTSLQQLVDRPGGYAKPSDLKDPFGHAFGYRFPGEHGAFDLIFYGQDGQPGGEGYSADLGNWE; encoded by the coding sequence ATGAGAAAACCACGCCGCCAAGGCGGTTTCACCCTGCTGGAAATGCTCGCGGTGATCGTGCTGCTGGGCATCGTCGCCACCATTGTCGTGCGCCAGGTCGGCGGCAATGTGGACAAGGGCAAGTACGGCGCGGGCAAGGCCCAGTTGGCCAGCCTGAGCATGAAGATCGACAGCTACGCCCTTGACGTCGGCGCACCGCCCACCAGCCTGCAACAGCTGGTGGACAGGCCAGGTGGCTATGCCAAGCCCTCAGACCTCAAGGACCCGTTCGGGCACGCCTTCGGTTATCGCTTTCCCGGCGAACATGGGGCCTTCGACCTGATCTTCTATGGCCAGGATGGCCAGCCGGGCGGCGAAGGCTACAGCGCCGACCTGGGCAATTGGGAGTAA
- a CDS encoding general secretion pathway protein GspN, with the protein MIGRLRPVEWGLLGLAGLLGLLMAVILSSIGDEPQWLPEPPTRAHASATVQVAPTVSLDNLAATWQAPLFSPDRSPDRVVGKAQVTSLANLTLSGIMITGNLQMAMLKQVDGPLLTVRLGQALPNGWRLDHLTPQYARFSLDGRTQTLSLYAKRLPPPSNRLPITLPREPLP; encoded by the coding sequence ATGATCGGCAGATTGCGCCCCGTGGAGTGGGGCTTGCTCGGCCTGGCCGGGTTGCTGGGCCTGTTGATGGCGGTGATCCTCAGCAGCATCGGTGACGAGCCGCAGTGGTTGCCTGAACCGCCGACGCGTGCCCACGCGTCGGCCACCGTGCAAGTTGCGCCCACGGTCTCCCTGGACAATCTTGCGGCAACTTGGCAGGCACCGTTGTTCAGTCCCGATCGCAGCCCCGACCGCGTGGTGGGCAAGGCACAGGTCACCAGCCTGGCCAATCTCACCCTCAGCGGCATCATGATCACCGGCAATCTGCAAATGGCCATGCTCAAGCAGGTCGACGGCCCGCTGCTGACCGTTCGCCTGGGCCAGGCCCTGCCCAACGGCTGGCGCCTGGACCACCTGACCCCGCAATACGCCCGTTTCAGCCTGGATGGCCGCACCCAGACCTTGAGTCTCTATGCCAAGCGCCTGCCGCCGCCATCCAACCGGCTCCCCATTACTTTGCCCCGCGAGCCCCTCCCTTGA
- the gspE gene encoding type II secretion system ATPase GspE → MQIPHTEQVCAWLMQHAGLKTVDLERARRVSTDDLLSLLTRLGLVSEVELARAWAALLGAPLLLADAAPPLLDPLPGLTERFMRHYQVVPMGWTQGGLRVLAANPAQLYPFQALAYAFQVPVWLAIGPRNEVDTLIERYYGQGRSAMGTLIENLDEQGGAQEDIEHLKDMASEAPVIRLVNLILQRAVEQRASDIHIEPFENQLKVRYRIDGVLHDAEAPPASSSAAVISRVKIMARLDIAERRLPQDGRIMLRIQGKELDLRVSTVPTSFGESVVMRLLDRQTVQFDFPSLGFDGQRLAAFLDLLERPHGILLVTGPTGSGKTTTLYTALSRLNTAERKIITVEDPVEYQLEGINQIQVKPAIGLDFAGALRSIVRQDPDVIMIGEIRDLETCRIAIQSSLTGHLVLSTLHTNSAAASITRLLDMGVESYLIASTVSGILAQRLVRRLDPATRVAFEAPPELIAEHGLDRLTEQRPILLYRGDYHGRSAITELLVMNDELRSLLMRHADAATLEQAARRAGLRTLHEEGLRQALAGITSLEEVLRVTRGEGA, encoded by the coding sequence ATGCAGATCCCGCACACAGAACAGGTGTGCGCGTGGCTGATGCAGCATGCCGGGTTGAAAACCGTCGACCTGGAGCGCGCCCGACGCGTGTCCACGGATGACCTGCTGAGCTTGCTGACACGTCTGGGCCTGGTCTCCGAAGTCGAACTGGCCCGCGCCTGGGCTGCCCTGCTCGGCGCGCCGCTGCTGCTGGCCGACGCCGCGCCGCCGTTGCTCGATCCGTTGCCCGGCTTGACCGAACGCTTCATGCGCCACTATCAGGTGGTGCCCATGGGGTGGACCCAGGGCGGCCTGCGAGTGCTGGCCGCCAACCCGGCGCAGTTGTACCCGTTCCAGGCCCTGGCCTATGCGTTCCAGGTGCCGGTGTGGTTGGCGATCGGCCCGCGCAATGAAGTCGACACGCTGATCGAGCGCTACTACGGCCAGGGCCGCTCCGCCATGGGCACGCTGATCGAAAACCTCGATGAGCAGGGCGGGGCCCAGGAGGATATCGAACACCTCAAGGACATGGCCTCTGAAGCACCGGTGATCCGGCTGGTCAACCTGATCCTGCAGCGCGCGGTGGAACAGCGCGCCTCGGATATCCATATCGAACCCTTCGAAAACCAGCTCAAGGTGCGCTACCGCATCGACGGCGTGCTGCACGACGCCGAGGCGCCGCCGGCCAGTTCATCGGCCGCGGTGATTTCACGGGTGAAGATCATGGCGCGGCTGGATATCGCCGAGCGTCGGCTGCCCCAGGACGGGCGCATCATGCTGCGTATCCAGGGCAAGGAGCTGGACCTGCGGGTGTCCACGGTGCCCACCAGTTTTGGCGAGTCGGTGGTCATGCGCCTGTTGGACCGGCAAACCGTGCAGTTCGACTTTCCCAGCCTGGGCTTCGACGGCCAGCGCCTGGCCGCGTTCCTCGACCTACTCGAACGGCCCCATGGCATCCTGCTGGTCACCGGGCCCACCGGTTCCGGCAAGACCACCACGCTCTACACCGCGCTGTCGCGGCTCAACACCGCCGAACGCAAGATCATCACCGTGGAAGACCCGGTGGAATACCAGCTTGAAGGCATCAACCAGATCCAGGTCAAGCCAGCCATCGGCCTGGACTTCGCCGGGGCACTGCGCTCCATCGTGCGCCAGGACCCGGACGTGATCATGATCGGCGAGATCCGCGACTTGGAAACCTGCCGCATCGCCATCCAATCGTCCCTCACCGGGCACCTGGTGCTCTCCACCCTCCACACCAATAGCGCCGCCGCCAGCATCACGCGGCTGCTGGACATGGGCGTGGAAAGCTACCTGATCGCCTCGACCGTCAGCGGCATCCTCGCCCAGCGCCTGGTGCGGCGGCTGGACCCGGCCACCCGTGTTGCCTTCGAGGCGCCGCCCGAACTGATCGCTGAACATGGGCTGGACCGCCTGACTGAACAACGCCCGATCCTGCTCTACCGCGGGGACTATCACGGCCGCAGCGCCATCACCGAACTGTTGGTGATGAACGACGAACTGCGCAGCTTGCTGATGCGCCATGCGGACGCCGCCACCCTTGAGCAGGCTGCCCGGCGTGCGGGTCTGCGCACCCTGCATGAAGAGGGGTTGCGCCAAGCGCTGGCGGGGATTACGTCGCTGGAAGAAGTGCTGCGCGTGACCCGTGGAGAGGGCGCGTGA
- a CDS encoding type II secretion system protein GspL — MNRLEPIARHWRGSLLQQGWRVWLTELRACVPSWLARQEPPEQVHHWPLAAPVTAGSTRQVLMLAADAVLVQRIQLPLAAGRNLSAVVGYELDRYTPYEADQLYFVARQERRTPTHLEVTLVAILRERLDQILADCAALGLHPHRVDAANLGIDLLPTPLRPRQRPAGMGLQRSLPWLCGALLIAAMLLWLNDRQRVIDAMHASVQAQKAQVAEVHALRQQLLTTRGAAQYLIRRKLAQPPLAALLNDLTTCLPADTWLDQLDVKDGEISLSGQSAKASALITRIKGCRSLENAQFEGVIQPDARTGKDQFALRAHLRQEAADAPTPHTP; from the coding sequence ATGAATCGACTGGAACCCATCGCCCGGCATTGGCGCGGCAGCCTGCTGCAACAGGGTTGGCGTGTGTGGCTAACCGAATTGCGTGCCTGTGTGCCGAGTTGGCTGGCACGGCAAGAACCGCCCGAACAGGTCCATCACTGGCCATTGGCAGCGCCGGTTACCGCGGGCAGCACGCGCCAGGTGCTGATGCTCGCGGCCGACGCTGTGCTGGTGCAGCGCATACAACTGCCCTTGGCCGCCGGACGCAACCTGAGTGCCGTGGTCGGTTATGAACTGGACCGCTACACCCCGTACGAGGCCGATCAACTCTACTTTGTCGCACGGCAGGAACGACGCACGCCCACTCACCTTGAGGTGACACTGGTGGCGATCCTGCGCGAGCGCCTGGACCAGATCCTCGCCGACTGCGCCGCCCTCGGCCTGCATCCCCATCGCGTGGATGCGGCCAACCTCGGTATTGACCTGTTGCCCACACCGCTGCGACCGCGCCAACGCCCCGCCGGGATGGGCTTGCAACGCAGCCTGCCATGGCTGTGCGGCGCCTTGCTGATTGCCGCGATGCTGCTGTGGCTCAACGACCGTCAGCGCGTCATCGACGCCATGCACGCCAGCGTCCAAGCGCAAAAAGCCCAAGTCGCCGAGGTGCATGCCCTGCGCCAGCAACTGCTCACTACCCGGGGCGCTGCGCAGTACCTCATTCGGCGCAAACTGGCGCAACCGCCGCTGGCCGCGCTGCTCAACGACCTGACCACCTGCCTGCCCGCCGACACCTGGCTGGATCAACTGGATGTGAAGGACGGCGAGATTTCACTCTCCGGGCAGAGCGCGAAGGCCAGTGCGCTGATCACCCGTATCAAAGGTTGCCGCAGCCTGGAAAACGCCCAGTTCGAAGGGGTAATCCAGCCCGATGCACGTACCGGCAAGGACCAGTTTGCCTTGCGTGCTCATCTACGCCAGGAGGCCGCCGATGCGCCGACCCCTCACACCCCGTGA
- the gspF gene encoding type II secretion system inner membrane protein GspF, with product MSLFKFRALDSQGVPQNGTLEAPDQAAAVATLHKRGLLLLQIESAASPLLRNARGQLKGQALVSFTQQLATLLGAGQPLERALNLLLKQPGPAQVRALIERVRDHVKAGKPLSAALEQEGASFSPLYLSMVRAGEAGGALESTLRQLSDYLDRSQRLRGEVVNALIYPAFLVVGVLGSLALLLAYVVPQFVPIFQDLGVPIPWITEVILALGEFLGRYGLALLAGLVLTGWLWAARLRDPAFREKHDRHLLGIRVIGPLLQRVEAARLTRTLGTLLSNGVALLHALVIARQVCTNRALQAQVGRAAESVKGGGTLASAFGSQPLLPELALQMIEVGEQAGELDSMLLKVADIFDVDAKRGIDRLLAALVPSLTVVMAVLVAVIMLAIMLPLMSLTSHI from the coding sequence GTGAGCCTGTTCAAATTCCGCGCCCTCGACAGTCAGGGCGTGCCACAGAACGGCACGCTGGAAGCCCCGGACCAAGCCGCCGCGGTCGCGACCCTGCACAAGCGCGGCCTGCTGCTGCTGCAGATTGAGTCGGCTGCCAGCCCCCTGCTGCGCAACGCACGCGGGCAGTTGAAGGGCCAGGCGTTGGTGAGTTTTACCCAGCAATTGGCGACGCTGCTGGGGGCTGGCCAGCCGCTTGAACGTGCGTTGAACCTGTTACTCAAGCAACCCGGCCCAGCCCAGGTACGCGCGCTGATCGAACGCGTGCGTGATCACGTCAAGGCCGGCAAGCCCTTGTCCGCAGCCCTGGAACAGGAGGGTGCCAGCTTCTCGCCGCTGTACCTGAGCATGGTGCGGGCCGGTGAAGCCGGTGGCGCACTGGAAAGCACCCTGCGCCAGCTCAGCGACTACCTGGATCGCAGCCAGCGGCTGCGCGGCGAAGTGGTCAATGCGCTGATCTACCCGGCCTTCCTGGTGGTGGGCGTGCTTGGTTCCCTGGCCCTCTTGCTGGCCTATGTGGTGCCGCAATTCGTGCCGATCTTCCAGGACCTGGGCGTGCCGATTCCGTGGATCACCGAAGTGATCCTGGCGTTGGGTGAGTTCCTCGGCCGCTATGGCCTGGCACTGTTGGCCGGATTGGTCCTGACCGGTTGGCTATGGGCCGCACGCCTGCGTGACCCCGCATTTCGAGAAAAACACGACCGGCACCTGCTCGGCATTCGTGTGATCGGCCCGTTGCTGCAACGTGTCGAGGCAGCACGCCTGACCCGCACCCTGGGCACCCTGCTCAGCAATGGCGTGGCGTTGCTGCACGCCTTGGTGATTGCGCGGCAAGTCTGCACCAATCGCGCGCTGCAGGCCCAGGTCGGGCGTGCGGCGGAGTCGGTAAAAGGCGGTGGCACCCTCGCCAGCGCGTTCGGCAGCCAGCCATTGTTGCCCGAACTGGCCCTGCAAATGATTGAAGTCGGCGAACAGGCCGGCGAACTCGACAGCATGTTGCTCAAGGTCGCCGACATTTTCGATGTCGACGCCAAGCGCGGCATCGACCGCCTGCTCGCCGCACTGGTGCCGTCCCTGACCGTGGTCATGGCGGTGCTGGTGGCGGTGATCATGCTGGCGATCATGCTGCCGCTGATGAGCCTGACCAGCCATATATGA
- the gspM gene encoding type II secretion system protein GspM, translating into MRRPLTPRERRGAALLVLAVVVGAAYWLLIDSWFAGPLRDMGEQAEQLREQQQRYASVLRQRDALRQQLEQARQDPASNTSLLPGDDPDVVAADLMQRLADLINSHADLGGGCSLTQRKPITPEQDDGEPYRQVQVSLTLNCAIEPLEVLLHELEYQPPFLFVDELRIRRSQQAPASGGAGKLVVHLLVRGYLQPSRVTP; encoded by the coding sequence ATGCGCCGACCCCTCACACCCCGTGAACGCCGCGGCGCCGCGTTGCTGGTGCTGGCCGTGGTGGTCGGCGCGGCCTACTGGCTGTTGATCGACAGCTGGTTCGCCGGCCCCCTGCGCGACATGGGCGAACAGGCCGAGCAATTGCGGGAGCAGCAGCAACGGTACGCCAGTGTATTGCGCCAACGCGATGCGCTGCGCCAACAGCTTGAGCAGGCGCGGCAGGACCCGGCCAGCAACACCAGCCTGTTGCCCGGCGATGACCCCGACGTGGTGGCCGCCGACCTGATGCAACGCCTCGCCGACCTGATCAACAGCCACGCCGATCTCGGCGGCGGTTGCAGCTTGACCCAGCGCAAGCCCATCACGCCGGAGCAGGACGACGGCGAGCCGTATCGCCAGGTCCAGGTCAGCCTGACCCTCAACTGCGCCATCGAACCCTTGGAAGTGCTGTTGCATGAACTGGAGTACCAGCCGCCATTCCTGTTTGTCGATGAACTGCGCATCCGCCGCAGCCAGCAGGCGCCGGCCAGTGGCGGAGCGGGCAAGCTGGTGGTGCACCTGTTGGTGCGTGGTTACCTGCAACCGTCGCGGGTGACGCCATGA
- the gspD gene encoding type II secretion system secretin GspD: MRTSTFCLATALALGGCGTFPDRLDPDDDLLHEAMQGTGSQRPPVEQPVPETVQPSVKSPPQRQLIRGNQQFVRAPAAQSVAKEEGGDIVFNFADQPIEAVINSVMGDLLHENYSIAQGVKGNVSFSTSKPVDKQQALSILETLLSWTDNAMIKQGNRYVILPASQAVAGKLVPQMSVAPPSSGLSARLFPLRYISATEMQKLLKPFARENAFLLVDPARNVLSLAGTPDELANYQDTIDTFDVDWLKGMSVGVFGLQRASVAELMPQLQSMFGPDSGMPLAGMLRFLPIERTNSVVAISSQPQYLSEVGDWIRTIDEGGGNEPQMYVYDVRNMKAADLAKYLRQIYGTGAIKDDTPAKVAPGLRTTTLSSPTNGGLQNTPPAAEEAEPEEKEVAPASGLEAGTRITAQKSSNQLLVRTRPAQWKEIEAAIKRLDNPPLQVQIETRILEVKLTGELDLGVQWYLGRLAGNSSSTTVGNASGSQGALGGGGAGLGATDSLFYSFVSSNLQVALHALETNGRTQVLSAPSLVVMNNQPAQIQVGDNIPISQTTVNTGDADTTLSSVEYVQTGVILDVVPRINPGGLVYMDIQQQVSDAENQSGNSDTPVNPRISTRSVSTQVAVQSGQTVLLGGLIKQDNAESVSAVPYLGKIPGLRWLFGSTSKSKDRTELIVLITPKVITSSGQARQVTDDYRQQMQLLRPGGEVGR; the protein is encoded by the coding sequence ATGCGCACCTCAACGTTTTGCCTGGCCACCGCTCTTGCCCTGGGTGGCTGCGGCACTTTCCCCGACCGTCTCGACCCCGACGATGACCTGCTGCACGAAGCCATGCAGGGCACCGGCTCGCAGCGCCCGCCGGTTGAGCAACCCGTGCCCGAAACGGTGCAACCCTCGGTGAAATCACCGCCGCAGCGCCAACTGATTCGCGGCAACCAGCAATTCGTCCGCGCGCCCGCAGCGCAGTCGGTGGCGAAGGAGGAGGGCGGCGATATCGTGTTCAACTTTGCCGACCAGCCTATCGAGGCAGTGATCAACAGCGTGATGGGTGACCTGCTGCACGAAAACTACAGCATCGCCCAAGGCGTGAAGGGCAACGTGAGCTTTTCCACGTCCAAGCCGGTGGACAAGCAGCAGGCGCTGTCGATTCTCGAAACCCTGCTGTCCTGGACCGACAATGCGATGATCAAGCAAGGCAATCGCTACGTGATCCTGCCCGCCAGCCAGGCGGTGGCGGGCAAGCTGGTACCGCAGATGAGCGTGGCCCCACCGTCCAGCGGCCTGTCGGCGCGGTTGTTTCCACTGCGCTACATCTCCGCCACCGAGATGCAGAAGTTGCTCAAGCCGTTCGCCCGCGAAAATGCATTTTTGCTGGTCGACCCGGCGCGCAACGTACTCAGCCTGGCCGGCACGCCGGATGAACTGGCCAACTACCAGGACACCATTGACACCTTTGACGTGGACTGGCTCAAGGGCATGTCGGTGGGCGTCTTCGGTTTGCAAAGGGCTTCCGTGGCCGAGTTGATGCCCCAGTTGCAAAGCATGTTCGGCCCCGACAGCGGCATGCCCCTGGCCGGCATGCTGCGCTTTTTGCCGATCGAACGGACCAACTCGGTGGTGGCGATTTCTTCCCAGCCCCAGTACCTCAGTGAAGTGGGCGACTGGATCCGCACCATCGACGAGGGCGGCGGCAACGAGCCACAGATGTACGTCTACGACGTGCGCAACATGAAGGCCGCCGACCTGGCCAAGTACCTGCGACAGATCTACGGTACCGGCGCGATCAAGGACGACACGCCGGCCAAGGTCGCGCCGGGGTTGCGCACCACCACCTTGTCTTCACCCACTAACGGTGGCTTGCAGAACACCCCGCCTGCGGCTGAAGAAGCGGAGCCGGAAGAGAAGGAAGTCGCCCCTGCCAGCGGCCTTGAGGCCGGCACCCGCATCACCGCGCAAAAAAGCAGCAACCAACTGCTGGTGCGCACCCGGCCCGCGCAGTGGAAAGAGATCGAGGCGGCGATCAAGCGCCTCGACAACCCGCCCCTGCAAGTGCAGATCGAGACGCGCATCCTTGAGGTCAAACTGACCGGTGAACTGGACCTTGGCGTGCAGTGGTACCTGGGGCGCCTGGCGGGCAATTCCTCCAGCACCACCGTGGGCAATGCCTCCGGGAGCCAAGGCGCGCTCGGCGGCGGCGGGGCAGGGCTGGGGGCCACGGATTCGTTGTTCTATTCGTTCGTCAGCTCGAATTTGCAGGTGGCATTGCATGCACTGGAAACCAACGGCCGCACCCAGGTGCTGTCGGCGCCGTCGCTGGTGGTGATGAATAACCAGCCGGCGCAGATTCAGGTGGGGGACAACATTCCCATCAGCCAGACCACCGTAAACACCGGGGATGCGGACACCACCTTGAGCAGCGTCGAGTATGTGCAGACCGGGGTGATCCTGGACGTGGTGCCGCGCATCAATCCGGGGGGCTTGGTGTACATGGATATCCAGCAGCAGGTCAGTGACGCCGAGAACCAGAGTGGTAACAGCGACACACCGGTGAACCCGCGTATCTCGACGCGTTCGGTGTCGACGCAGGTGGCGGTGCAGAGTGGGCAGACGGTGTTGCTGGGGGGGTTGATCAAGCAGGACAACGCAGAGAGTGTGAGTGCGGTGCCGTATCTGGGGAAGATACCGGGGTTGCGGTGGTTGTTTGGGAGTACCAGTAAGTCCAAGGATCGCACGGAGTTGATCGTGTTGATTACGCCGAAGGTGATTACCAGCAGTGGGCAGGCGCGGCAGGTGACCGATGATTATCGGCAGCAGATGCAGTTGTTGCGGCCTGGGGGGGAGGTGGGGAGGTAG
- a CDS encoding GspH/FimT family pseudopilin, with translation MFQRGFTLLEMLVVILLISLAASLLGLGVHQGLQAAKERQAVGQMVEALRTTRAGAIVSGQAARTSFDLRERTFQAPGRALQRWPAQLRVTLHTAEQVGAAVEFYPDGSSTGGNLLVANGTRRWRIDIGWLTGSVQSKALP, from the coding sequence ATGTTCCAGCGCGGCTTTACCCTGCTGGAAATGCTGGTGGTGATCCTGTTGATCAGCCTGGCCGCCAGTTTGCTGGGGCTGGGCGTGCACCAGGGCCTGCAGGCGGCGAAAGAGCGCCAGGCGGTCGGGCAGATGGTGGAGGCACTGCGTACCACACGGGCGGGAGCGATTGTCAGCGGGCAGGCCGCGCGTACGTCGTTCGATCTACGTGAGCGCACCTTCCAGGCGCCGGGGCGAGCGCTGCAACGCTGGCCGGCGCAACTGCGTGTCACGCTGCACACCGCCGAACAGGTCGGCGCTGCCGTCGAGTTCTACCCTGACGGCAGCTCCACCGGCGGCAATCTGCTCGTGGCCAACGGCACACGGCGTTGGCGCATCGATATCGGCTGGCTCACTGGCAGCGTGCAGTCCAAGGCACTGCCATGA
- the fecE gene encoding Fe(3+) dicitrate ABC transporter ATP-binding protein FecE, whose translation MSILQARELDIGYGATRIVQGLSFAPPAGKVTALIGPNGCGKSTLLKAFARILKPTQGELTLDGQAYASLSARQLARQIAFLPQVLPVPEGVSVRQLVAYGRSPHNSLWGRLSGNDQAHVTQAMQRLELDTLADRALADLSGGQRQRAWLAMVLAQNAPVVLLDEPTTYLDISHQVELLDLMCELAAEGKTVITVLHDINQACRYADHLAVMHGGTLVVDGAPGDVISTELMRQVFEVQVQIINEPVSGTPMCVVEKSTRFHA comes from the coding sequence ATGAGTATTCTTCAAGCACGCGAGCTGGATATCGGCTACGGCGCCACGCGTATCGTGCAGGGGTTGTCCTTTGCGCCGCCCGCCGGAAAAGTCACCGCCTTGATCGGCCCCAATGGCTGCGGCAAATCCACCTTGCTCAAGGCGTTCGCCCGCATCCTCAAGCCGACCCAGGGCGAGTTGACCCTCGATGGCCAGGCCTATGCCAGCCTGTCCGCCCGCCAATTGGCACGGCAGATCGCATTCCTGCCGCAGGTATTGCCGGTGCCGGAAGGCGTCAGCGTGCGCCAGTTGGTCGCCTATGGCCGCAGCCCGCATAACTCATTGTGGGGGCGCCTGAGCGGCAACGATCAAGCGCACGTCACCCAGGCCATGCAACGCCTGGAACTGGACACCCTGGCCGACCGCGCCCTGGCGGACCTGTCCGGCGGCCAACGCCAGCGCGCCTGGCTGGCCATGGTGTTGGCGCAGAACGCGCCGGTGGTGTTGCTGGATGAGCCGACGACCTACTTGGACATTAGCCATCAGGTCGAACTGCTCGACCTGATGTGCGAACTGGCGGCTGAAGGCAAGACCGTGATCACTGTGCTGCATGACATCAACCAGGCGTGCCGCTACGCCGATCACCTGGCGGTGATGCACGGCGGCACGCTGGTGGTCGATGGTGCGCCGGGGGACGTGATCAGTACCGAGCTCATGCGGCAGGTGTTTGAGGTGCAGGTGCAGATTATCAATGAACCGGTGTCCGGCACGCCGATGTGCGTGGTAGAAAAAAGCACCCGTTTTCATGCCTGA
- a CDS encoding prepilin-type N-terminal cleavage/methylation domain-containing protein — translation MKRREQGFTLLEILVVLSLLGVLLVLVGGALLGANRAVSKAQAYTVTLDEVRAAQQFLRTAISEALPLAVGEDDGFFVGTAQHLEFVSTLPGVLGGGIHRFSLQQVERDLQVGFSQREPQVLLNNIEGLQFSYRGLSPLGQPTGWVNAWPWPRRLPSAVRIAVSVGGPVPWVTQVIALRLNLSSGSVEE, via the coding sequence GTGAAGCGCCGCGAGCAGGGTTTTACCTTGCTGGAAATCCTCGTGGTGCTCAGCTTGCTCGGCGTTTTGCTGGTGCTGGTCGGGGGCGCATTGCTGGGGGCCAATCGGGCGGTGTCCAAGGCCCAGGCGTATACGGTGACCCTGGACGAAGTACGCGCCGCCCAACAGTTCTTGCGCACGGCGATCAGCGAAGCGTTGCCGCTGGCGGTGGGCGAGGACGATGGTTTTTTTGTCGGCACGGCGCAGCACCTGGAGTTTGTCTCGACCTTGCCCGGTGTGCTCGGTGGTGGGATTCATCGGTTCAGCCTGCAACAGGTCGAACGGGATTTGCAGGTCGGGTTTTCCCAACGAGAACCCCAGGTGCTGTTGAACAACATCGAGGGTTTGCAGTTCAGTTATCGCGGCCTATCGCCGCTGGGTCAGCCGACCGGCTGGGTCAATGCGTGGCCGTGGCCCAGGCGCCTGCCTTCAGCGGTGCGCATCGCTGTCAGCGTCGGGGGGCCGGTACCCTGGGTCACCCAGGTGATTGCCCTGCGCCTTAACCTGTCCAGCGGCAGTGTCGAAGAATGA
- a CDS encoding type II secretion system protein, whose amino-acid sequence MKRQAGFTLLEMLAALTLMAVCSTVLLVAFGQSARSLSQVAHSDRLTHAALTIFDQEAAGRLSNGVSQGELDGIHWQLTSTRQQAAIFRLDLVLTEGPHQARFSTLKARL is encoded by the coding sequence ATGAAGCGCCAGGCCGGGTTCACGTTGCTGGAAATGCTCGCCGCCCTGACGCTGATGGCGGTATGCAGCACGGTGCTGCTGGTTGCGTTCGGCCAAAGCGCGCGCTCGTTGTCCCAGGTGGCCCACAGTGACCGGCTCACCCACGCAGCGCTGACGATTTTCGACCAGGAGGCAGCGGGGCGATTGAGCAACGGTGTCAGCCAGGGCGAACTCGACGGCATCCACTGGCAACTGACCAGCACCCGGCAGCAAGCCGCTATTTTTCGTCTCGACCTGGTCCTCACCGAGGGCCCGCACCAGGCCCGTTTCAGCACCTTGAAGGCGCGCCTGTGA